The Natrinema caseinilyticum genomic sequence ACATCATCCGGAACACCGGTATCGAGGAGGAACTCGCCGAGGAAATCGGACGTCAGCCACGTCCCGAAGCGTTCGATTCCGACGACGAGTATCGCGATGCCCTCCGTGAATACATGGACGCGCTCAAGGGCACCGATCGCTACGCCGACTGGTACGATGCGACCATCGACCCGACGCTGACGATTTCCCGCGAGGTCGGAAACTGGTACACCGGTTCCGTTCACGTCGCCCGCGTGAGCGCGCTCAAACAGGCGTTCGAGGAGGGACGCGAGTTGACGGACGAAAAGCTGCTCGTCGGCTCCTACGGCAGCGGCGCACAGGCGGAAATCCACGCCGAGACGATTCAAGACGGCTGGACGGACGAAATCGACGCTCTCAACGTCGACGAGCAACTCCGGGACCGGTACGAACTCGAGTGGGAGGATTACGAGGAGATTCACGACGCCCACAACCACGAGATGGACGTCGACGTCGAGGAGTTCACGACGCCCGACGAGGAATTCGTTTTCGACGGGTGGGGCCGAATGGGCGAACGGAAGTATCGGTACGTCGAATAAGCGAGGGACTCGACGAATTTTTGCAGGCGAGGCCGGTGGTCGAGCGAAACGAACGAGTCGTTCGGTGGAACTGGCGTACTGGCAGAGAGGACGAACGGTCCTCACTTCTGTCCGATATGTATCAATGGAATAATATAATGGGTGCTTCTATTATCGTGCATGGCAGACCGTCCCGGTCCTCCGGACTGGCTTATCGATCAGCCTGGATTGACCGCCCTCGCGGTAATTAGCGGAGTCCTGGCGCTGTTCGTCGTCCTGCCGTATCTACAGTACGTCCTCTTCGGCGTCGTTCTCGCGTACATTCTGCTCCCCGTCCAGCGACGCCTCGAGCGATACGTCAGATCGACGATCGCTGCGATCGTCGTAGTCGTGGCCACGTTGATTATCGTGTTGCTCCCGCTGGTTTACGTCGTCGCGATCGCGATCCAGCAGTCGTTTCGGCTCGTCCGAGCCATCCGACAGGGACAACTCGACGTCGAGACGATCGAAGAAGTTCTCGCGACGAACGGCTACGCCGTCGATCTCGCCGAACTGTACGAGTCGTACCAGGACCCGATCGCGACGGGCATCCAGGGAATCACGACCGGAACCGTCAACATCGTCGGCGGATTGCCGGGAGTCTTCATCGGACTGACCGTCACGCTGTTCGTTCTCTTCGCGCTGTTGCGAGACGGCGATCGACTCGTCGAGTGGTTCCAGTGGGTGTTGCCGATCGAGGACGAGGTGCTCGCGGAACTCCGAACGGGGCTCGATCGACTCATGTGGGCATCGGTCGTCGGCAACGTGGCCGTCGCCGCCGTACAGGCCGTGATGCTCGGCATCGGGCTTGCGATTATCGGTGTTCCCGC encodes the following:
- a CDS encoding AI-2E family transporter — translated: MADRPGPPDWLIDQPGLTALAVISGVLALFVVLPYLQYVLFGVVLAYILLPVQRRLERYVRSTIAAIVVVVATLIIVLLPLVYVVAIAIQQSFRLVRAIRQGQLDVETIEEVLATNGYAVDLAELYESYQDPIATGIQGITTGTVNIVGGLPGVFIGLTVTLFVLFALLRDGDRLVEWFQWVLPIEDEVLAELRTGLDRLMWASVVGNVAVAAVQAVMLGIGLAIIGVPAVIFLTVATFVLTLLPLVGAFGVWIPAAAYLLAVGQPTASAVLTVYGMVVSLSDSYLRPAMIGRTSAFNSAIVVVGIFGGLVVFGAVGLFIGPVVLGGAKLILDCFAQERTEAASAANPLEGESSETEPTTADSEPTSLPNARSDGDSDG